TAAAATTATTTTATACTTTTTGCGACAACCTCACGCACGCGATAGATAGGGCGTCCTTGAGATTCGTGGTAAGTACGCATCAGCAACTCTGCCAAGAGACCAAAACAAAATAACTGTACTCCAGTCACAAGCAACAGCACTGCCAGAATTAACAGAGGGCGATTCCCAATATCTACTTGGAGGGCAATTTTGATAACAGTCAAGTAAATTCCTATCGCTCCACCTAAAATCATTGAAATTAGACCTAACAAACCAAAAACGTGCATTGGACGGGTCAGGAACTTTTTCATAAAATAGATAGTTAACAAGTCCATCAACACTCGGAAAGTTCTCGATAGCCCGTACTTACTGCGACCAAAGCGACGGGCGTGATGGCGAACGGGTAATTCTGTAATTCTTGCGCCTTCAATGTAAGCCAAAGCCGGAAGAAATCTGTGTAATTCTCCATAAAGGTTCATATCCGCCACAAGTTCTGCACGATAGGCTTTGAGCGAACAACCATAATCATGAACGTTGACACTTGTGACGCGTCGAATGATCCAGTTAGCAATTTTGGAAGGAAGTAATCGTTTCAGGGCTGCATCTTGCCGATTTTTCCGCCAACCACTGACCAAATCGTAGCCTTCTTCTAACTTTGCTAGCAACACGGGTATATCCGCAGGGTCATTTTGCAAATCGGCATCTAAAGTGACAATTGCTTTTCCCAGTGCGTAATTAAACCCTGCTGACATTGCGGCTGTTTGACCGTAATTGCGACGTAAAATGACTGCTTTAAGATCGGTACGGATTTGCGCTTGTTCTTTCAGATATTGCGCCGAACCATCAGATGAACCATCATCCACGCAGATAATTTCATAACTTAATTCAGTAGCAGTTAAAGTAGATGCGATCGCCTCTAGTAAATATGGCAAGCTTTCTACTTCATCATGCACTGGCACCACTATCGAAACATCTGGAACAATTGACGCCGTTGCTTCATTGTACCCAGCAAATCCATTAACCAGTCCACTCCTCATAATTTCCTGTATTCCTAGCGTTTCTGTGGTTCGTAACTTTTTACCACTCTTCCAGCACCGCGCAGTTGCTGGTAATATGACCGACTAACCTCATCACCTTGTTCCGAGAGACGGTCAATCGCAATTCCATTGCGCCCTTGATTTTTTCCAGAGCTATGGATATAATTACAATCTCCTAAATAGAGTCCCACATGAGTTGCTTTTTGGGAAGTTCCGAAGAAGATGAGGTCACCTGGTTGTAATTCTGTCAGAGAAATGGGTTGGGTGAAAGCTTCCTGCTGATAGGCATCTCTGGGTATGGGAATCCCTACAGAAGCAAATGCTGCTTGCATCAATCCCGAACAATCATAATTTGGTCCTACCGTACCTCCCCAAAGATAATAGTTCGGCTGTTCCATAGTTTTGTGAGTAAAGGCAATGACATCTGGTAAAAGATTTTTAATCTCGGCTGCGGAAAACGATCGAGCTTTATAGGGTACAGTGCATGGTTGTAACAAATCTAAATCTGAGAGTAACAGCCATCCTGGATAATCATCTTCGCAAAGACGTACTTGTAGAGACGCGCCATGTTCTGGAGACGCGCCATGGCGCGTCTCTACATTTTGATGGTCTGATGTTAAGTATAAATGCCGTCCCACAGCAGCTTGTGTTGCTAAGCGATCGCAATTAGGAGAATCATATATGTTTAGATCGGTTAAACATTGATACTCGCTTACTGCTAAATTTTGGATTTTGGATTCTATATTAGAGGACATTCTTAAACAACAATGAGTTTTTTCAATAAGGACGAACAACTGGAAAATCTTGGAAATGGAATTTTAGAGGCAACTTGGGGAGCGTTTCCGAATTTAGCTCGTAACCAAATTGCTTTGACTTGGATTGTCTACGATCCTCCCGTACTGGTTAACACTGGTGGTGCTTTAACTCCAGATGCTTTTTGGAGTCATCCAGTTCGCGGTTTTACATATCGTGGTGTCGAACGCATTTACCCTGCAAGTGTGGTGAAGGTGTTTTACCTGGTAGCAGTTAACGAATGGTTGGAAAAAGGCATGACTTTCACCTCTAAGGAGTTGGAAAGAGCCATGCGCGATATGATTGTTGATTCTAGCAATGATGCTACCAGTTTAGTTGTAGATATATTAAGTGGAACGACTTCGGGACCGGAATTGCCCATCGGACCGTTTGACACTTGGAAGCAGCAGCGCAACATTGTGAATCGGTATTTTCAATCTTTTGGTTGGCCAGATATGGAAACAATCAATGTTTGCCAAAAAACTTGGTGTGATGGTCCTTACGGGCGAGAACGAGCATTTGTGGGTGAGTTACTGGAAAACCGAAATATGCTGACAACAAATGCTACTGCTAGGTTGTTACATAGTATTGTAGGTGGAGTGGCAGTGTCGAGTGCGCGATCGCAAGCCATGATGGCTTTGTTGAAACGCAGCCTCAAACCGGAGGACTTACCAAAAGATGTAGAAGAAGACCAAGTGACGGGATTTTTAGGTGGTGGACTTCCTCAAAACGCTCAAATTTGGTCAAAAGCCGGTTGGACGAGTCAAGTTCGTCATGATGCAGCGTATATAGAAGTACCAGACCGGAGTCCCTACCTTTTAGTTGTATTTACTGAGGGCAAAGCCAACGCAAAAAGTCGGCAAATTTTACCCTTCATATCCCAACAAATCGTGCAAGCAATGTAGGTTGGGTTGAGGAACGAAACCCAACAAACTTCCAAGTGTTTTGGGTTTTGCTATCGCTGAACCCAAAGCAATGGAATCGGATTGCTGCTGATACAGGATAGCTCAAAAAATTCATTAGGATATTTGGTGCTCATCTAGGATAGTGCAACTTCAGTAAGCAATCTCAAAATAGCGTCTCCCTTATTTCATACTCCCCCGGTCGCCTCTTTCTAAGGGTTCCCCACCCAACCGCCAATCACTTCTTCAAAAAAACCTGGCATCCAACCTCTTTTAGTAGGTGTTACAGGTTGAATTGTTACAGTTACTTCAATTTCGCGATCGCTAATTCCTGTTGGAATATCAAGACGCAATATTCTGTCAGAACCTGTATGAGAACACAATTTAATCCTTTGCAAGCTATTCATCTTTATATATACAATTTTTTGTGCCATTTTGATCGGATATTCCAGTTAATTACAAGCTGGGTTACCTTGCGACCACAGCAACTCACTTTCAACTAGTGTCCTGTATATCTTACAGCCAAGTTCTAATAATTTAGAATTTAGCTCTGATTATTTAGAGCAGTGTGAAAAAACGAAATTTGTCTAGTCTCTAGATTACGTAGCTTATCTTTTTAAGTATTTTCACTAAAGACACTGGTAAGTACAGGTAGTTAGATTTTAAATAGTATTAAAACGATTATTACTTTGACAAGTAACTTCTTATAGGTTCTAGCTTATCATCAGGTTAAGCTTATGTATAAGAATTATATAAATTCTATTGTTTGTACGGATATAAAGGACTGTGTTGAGCAAAGCATGAGTTTGTCCAATAGCTCGTCCAAAAAATTATGATATATATCTTGGAAAAGGATTCGCTTCCGTGTTTGACTCTTGCAAATAGCAACAGTCAAAACTTGCGTTCTTGCCGTTACAGAAAACTTATGTTTCCAATAATCTAACCTACATTACATCTTAACAAACAAAAATGGAGTTAAGCGGATTCGAACCGCTGACATCTTCAATGCCATTGAAGCACTCTACCAACTGAGCTATAACCCCGTAAAACCCTTTCTTAGTATATCTAAATTTTTAACTGTTTGTCAACAACTCATTGCAAATTGATAAATTCTGCTATTAAGTTTTGGCAGTGTAAAGCTTTTTGGTTATTCTGTCCATGCTAAAGGTTGACAGAGTTTGGTTTTCATTTCACAATCGCTTTCCCAAGGGAATTTACCTTTAGAGTCAGTCCAGATAAATTGAAGCACTGGGAAACTAACATGACCGTAGAATCTGACAGCTATACCAAGGAGATCCTCTCTAGTATCGCTGTCATTGTTTGGAATAGCTTTGAAGATGACGGGATACTTTTGGACTAAATCTGTGTAGGTAACGTTGGGCTGAATCACCTCACCTCCTTTTACCCGATCGCCCACGTCGTTGAGTAGGGTCAAAGCAGTCTCAATAGGGAGTCCAAACAAAATAATCTCTGGATGCTTGTAGTTGTGATATAAACCTATCGTGTAGGCAAAGCCGGGATTTTCTTTGTCGCCAGCTATACCCATGACTTTCCAGCCCGGTTCTCCTTCCACATTCTTGAGAATGTCGTTTAATAAAGCAACATAGTCTTTCATAAATTTATCTCTAAATTGATTTTATTTACTATCTTGCTCTATATCAGGTTAATAGTTAATTGATAAATTCTTCCATTTAGCTGCCTTCCGTTGACGACTACCCGTAAGATGCTTGCAGTAAATAACTCATGCAGTGTCCCATGAGAAAGTAAACCACTAACATTGCGGCAGCTGCGAGAGCCACTAGCGTACCAGCCAGCATCAAAGAAAATTCTTTATTCTCATACGCTTTTTCCATCAAGTGTAACGACCAGGCTACCAGTGCTACATCAAATACTAAAATAGGTATCAACATATCTATACTATATTAATTCTTGTTAACTTATATTAACATCGTTTCCAAGAACTGTGTTGAACTACTCTATCTGTGAATACAAAAGGGT
This genomic interval from Scytonema hofmannii PCC 7110 contains the following:
- a CDS encoding serine hydrolase, which gives rise to MSFFNKDEQLENLGNGILEATWGAFPNLARNQIALTWIVYDPPVLVNTGGALTPDAFWSHPVRGFTYRGVERIYPASVVKVFYLVAVNEWLEKGMTFTSKELERAMRDMIVDSSNDATSLVVDILSGTTSGPELPIGPFDTWKQQRNIVNRYFQSFGWPDMETINVCQKTWCDGPYGRERAFVGELLENRNMLTTNATARLLHSIVGGVAVSSARSQAMMALLKRSLKPEDLPKDVEEDQVTGFLGGGLPQNAQIWSKAGWTSQVRHDAAYIEVPDRSPYLLVVFTEGKANAKSRQILPFISQQIVQAM
- a CDS encoding C40 family peptidase gives rise to the protein MSSNIESKIQNLAVSEYQCLTDLNIYDSPNCDRLATQAAVGRHLYLTSDHQNVETRHGASPEHGASLQVRLCEDDYPGWLLLSDLDLLQPCTVPYKARSFSAAEIKNLLPDVIAFTHKTMEQPNYYLWGGTVGPNYDCSGLMQAAFASVGIPIPRDAYQQEAFTQPISLTELQPGDLIFFGTSQKATHVGLYLGDCNYIHSSGKNQGRNGIAIDRLSEQGDEVSRSYYQQLRGAGRVVKSYEPQKR
- a CDS encoding glycosyltransferase family 2 protein, translated to MRSGLVNGFAGYNEATASIVPDVSIVVPVHDEVESLPYLLEAIASTLTATELSYEIICVDDGSSDGSAQYLKEQAQIRTDLKAVILRRNYGQTAAMSAGFNYALGKAIVTLDADLQNDPADIPVLLAKLEEGYDLVSGWRKNRQDAALKRLLPSKIANWIIRRVTSVNVHDYGCSLKAYRAELVADMNLYGELHRFLPALAYIEGARITELPVRHHARRFGRSKYGLSRTFRVLMDLLTIYFMKKFLTRPMHVFGLLGLISMILGGAIGIYLTVIKIALQVDIGNRPLLILAVLLLVTGVQLFCFGLLAELLMRTYHESQGRPIYRVREVVAKSIK
- a CDS encoding DUF4262 domain-containing protein is translated as MKDYVALLNDILKNVEGEPGWKVMGIAGDKENPGFAYTIGLYHNYKHPEIILFGLPIETALTLLNDVGDRVKGGEVIQPNVTYTDLVQKYPVIFKAIPNNDSDTREDLLGIAVRFYGHVSFPVLQFIWTDSKGKFPWESDCEMKTKLCQPLAWTE